Proteins encoded within one genomic window of Sminthopsis crassicaudata isolate SCR6 chromosome X, ASM4859323v1, whole genome shotgun sequence:
- the LOC141548380 gene encoding uncharacterized protein LOC141548380, whose translation MGDSIPVADLGGGEEEGETFDESCGWTCFCNSCPPPRGWWTFAEANEEDEAPSNLEVQEEGPVDIESSSDYEFPTRESPTEDLEIEAFEIPSNKRSLSPSSEQEGPAVKLVKVRADDLSSMKEELASIKNNVDFLLSSVEKMEGEKPPPKKRGRPPKNQDGKTTKKTAATKKNAGKGKAQKAKKEPAAKKGRRGPAAKAGKEKSSPQPKQTRGKAVKKSNAKLQEEDDKKKGRKKKGRAAVQKATTTKKGAARRVGRPRKSSSGKAA comes from the exons ATGGGGGATTCAATCCCCGTGGCCGACCTGGGGGGCggtgaggaagaaggggagacTTTTGATGAGAGCTGTGGTTGGACCTGCTTCTGTAATTCCTGTCCACCACCAAGAGGCTGGTGGACTTTTGCTGAGGCGAATGAAGAAGATGAAGCCCCCTCCAACCTAGAAGTCCAAGAAGAGGGGCCTGTTGACATCGAGTCATCTTCTGACTATGAGTTTCCAACCAGGGAGTCACCAACTGAGGATTTAGAAATTGAAG cTTTTGAGATTCCTAGCAACAAAAGATCTCTCTCTCCCAGCAGTGAGCAGGAGGGTCCTGCTGTCAAGTTAGTCAAGGTGAGGGCAGATGACCTTTCCAGCATGAAGGAGGAATTGGCCAGCATTAAAAACAACGTGGATTTCCTGCTGTCTTCTGTTGAGAAAATGGAGGGTGAGAAACCACCACCCAAGAAAAGGGGAAGACCTCCAAAGAATCAAGATGGCAAAACTACCAAGAAAACTGCAGCTACCAAGAAGAATGCTGGAAAAG GCAAGGCTCAGAAGGCCAAGAAGGAACCAGCTGCCAAGAAAGGGCGCCGGGGACCCGCCGCCAAAGCTGGCAAAGAGAAGAGCTCTCCTCAGCCAAAACAAACCAGAGGGAAGGCCGTGAAGAAGAGTAACGCCAAGCTTCAGGAAGAGGATGACAAGAAGAAGGGCAGGAAGAAGAAGGGCCGTGCTGCTGTCCAGAAAGCCACAACCACCAAGAAGGGAGCGGCTAGGCGGGTTGGCAGACCCCGCAAAAGCAGCTCTGGCAAGGCTGCTTAG